The following proteins are co-located in the Salvelinus fontinalis isolate EN_2023a chromosome 41, ASM2944872v1, whole genome shotgun sequence genome:
- the LOC129840294 gene encoding poly(rC)-binding protein 3-like isoform X21 gives MEPPKVQQPGEGGLNVTLTIRLLMHGKEVGSIIGKKGETVKKMREEVSASGARINISEGNCPERIVTITGPTDAIFKAFAMIAYKFEEDIINSMSNSPATSKPPVTLRLVVPASQCGSLIGKGGSKIKEMRESTGAQVQVAGDMLPNSTERAVTISGAPEAIIQCVKQICVVMLESPPKGATIPYRPKPASTPIIFSGGQVRADALGASTANLSLLLQHQPLPAYTIQGQYAIPHPDLCCPSYPPQQLTKLHQLAMQQTPFNPLGQTTPAFPAGLDASNQASTHELTIPNDAA, from the exons ATGGAACCACCCAAGGTGCAGCAGCCAGGCGAAGGAGGCCTCAACGTCACCCTCACCATCAGGCTTCTGATGCACGGCAAG GAGGTTGGAAGCATCATTGGAAAG aaaggagagacagtgaaGAAGATGCGTGAAGAGGTAAGTGCA AGCGGTGCACGCATCAACATCTCTGAGGGAAACTGCCCAGAGCGGATAGTTACCATCACCGGACCCACAGATGCCATCTTCAAGGCCTTCGCCATGATCGCATACAAGTTTGAAGAG GATATAATCAACTCTATGAGCAACAGTCCAGCCACCAGCAAGCCTCCTGTCACCCTGCGTCTGGTGGTCCCAGCCAGCCAATGTGGCTCCCTCATAGGGAAAGGAGGCTCCAAGATCAAAGAAATGAGAGAG TCCACAGGTGCTCAGGTACAGGTCGCAGGGGACATGCTGCCCAACTCCACTGAACGAGCAGTCACCATCTCAGGAGCCCCGGAAGCCATTATCCAGTGTGTCAAGCAGATCTGTGTTGTCATGCTAGAG tccCCACCGAAAGGTGCCACTATCCCCTACCGCCCCAAGCCTGCCTCCACCCCCATCATTTTTTCAGGTGGCCAGGTAAGAGCCGACGCGCTGGGGGCCTCCACTGCCAACCTCAGCCTCTTACTGCAGCACCAGCCACTGCCT gcTTACACCATTCAGGGACAATACGCCATCCCTCACCCTGAC CTCTGCTGTCCCTCCTACCCCCCTCAGCAGTTGACCAAGCTCCACCAGTTGGCTATGCAGCAAACCCCCTTTAATCCCCTTGGACAGACCACCCCTGCCTTCCCCG CAGGTCTGGATGCCAGTAACCAGGCCAGTACTCATGAACTCACCATTCCCAATGAT GCTGCATAA
- the LOC129840294 gene encoding poly(rC)-binding protein 3-like isoform X22, which translates to MEPPKVQQPGEGGLNVTLTIRLLMHGKEVGSIIGKKGETVKKMREEVSASGARINISEGNCPERIVTITGPTDAIFKAFAMIAYKFEEDIINSMSNSPATSKPPVTLRLVVPASQCGSLIGKGGSKIKEMRESTGAQVQVAGDMLPNSTERAVTISGAPEAIIQCVKQICVVMLESPPKGATIPYRPKPASTPIIFSGGQVRADALGASTANLSLLLQHQPLPAYTIQGQYAIPHPDLCCPSYPPQQLTKLHQLAMQQTPFNPLGQTTPAFPGLDASNQASTHELTIPNDAA; encoded by the exons ATGGAACCACCCAAGGTGCAGCAGCCAGGCGAAGGAGGCCTCAACGTCACCCTCACCATCAGGCTTCTGATGCACGGCAAG GAGGTTGGAAGCATCATTGGAAAG aaaggagagacagtgaaGAAGATGCGTGAAGAGGTAAGTGCA AGCGGTGCACGCATCAACATCTCTGAGGGAAACTGCCCAGAGCGGATAGTTACCATCACCGGACCCACAGATGCCATCTTCAAGGCCTTCGCCATGATCGCATACAAGTTTGAAGAG GATATAATCAACTCTATGAGCAACAGTCCAGCCACCAGCAAGCCTCCTGTCACCCTGCGTCTGGTGGTCCCAGCCAGCCAATGTGGCTCCCTCATAGGGAAAGGAGGCTCCAAGATCAAAGAAATGAGAGAG TCCACAGGTGCTCAGGTACAGGTCGCAGGGGACATGCTGCCCAACTCCACTGAACGAGCAGTCACCATCTCAGGAGCCCCGGAAGCCATTATCCAGTGTGTCAAGCAGATCTGTGTTGTCATGCTAGAG tccCCACCGAAAGGTGCCACTATCCCCTACCGCCCCAAGCCTGCCTCCACCCCCATCATTTTTTCAGGTGGCCAGGTAAGAGCCGACGCGCTGGGGGCCTCCACTGCCAACCTCAGCCTCTTACTGCAGCACCAGCCACTGCCT gcTTACACCATTCAGGGACAATACGCCATCCCTCACCCTGAC CTCTGCTGTCCCTCCTACCCCCCTCAGCAGTTGACCAAGCTCCACCAGTTGGCTATGCAGCAAACCCCCTTTAATCCCCTTGGACAGACCACCCCTGCCTTCCCCG GTCTGGATGCCAGTAACCAGGCCAGTACTCATGAACTCACCATTCCCAATGAT GCTGCATAA